Proteins encoded in a region of the Bombiscardovia apis genome:
- a CDS encoding carbohydrate ABC transporter permease encodes MSHAASSATISQVDKEKIEGDKRKRRAHIRTTIAKILTYVLLIAMTIIIIFPLLIMLITSFTPNKLTQTWPPKVIPSSFTFDNYTSLFQRMPIGRQMLNTVIFAGAVTIFSVFFDALAAYGLSRVDFKGRGFLLGILIATMMIPSMALLIPVYKLLASMNLVNSYWGIIVPRLADVGGIFLLRQFFISLPRDLDNAARIDGAGEFRIFLQIVLPNAKSAVLVVAMFNFMGNWNDLLWPLIMTSKPETRTITAGLAMLTGHGSSVTPYGVVMAGALLSALPLLIIFFFIQKSFVQGIAMTGIK; translated from the coding sequence ATGAGCCACGCAGCATCTAGTGCCACGATTTCCCAAGTGGACAAAGAAAAAATCGAGGGCGATAAGCGAAAGAGGCGGGCTCATATTCGCACGACCATCGCGAAGATTTTGACCTATGTCTTGCTTATTGCGATGACAATTATCATCATCTTCCCGCTGCTCATCATGCTTATTACATCGTTTACGCCAAATAAGCTGACACAGACCTGGCCGCCCAAGGTTATTCCATCATCGTTTACCTTCGACAACTACACCTCGCTGTTCCAGAGGATGCCGATTGGTAGGCAGATGCTCAATACGGTCATCTTCGCCGGAGCAGTCACGATTTTCTCGGTCTTCTTCGACGCGCTGGCCGCCTATGGCCTCTCGCGAGTTGACTTCAAGGGCCGCGGCTTCCTGCTGGGTATTTTGATTGCTACGATGATGATTCCTTCGATGGCGCTCTTGATTCCGGTTTACAAGCTCCTGGCTTCGATGAATCTGGTCAACTCCTACTGGGGTATCATCGTTCCGCGCTTAGCAGACGTGGGCGGTATCTTCCTTCTGCGGCAGTTCTTTATCTCGCTGCCTAGGGATTTGGATAATGCGGCCCGAATCGACGGTGCAGGTGAGTTCCGTATCTTCTTACAGATCGTCTTGCCCAACGCCAAGTCGGCCGTTCTGGTAGTGGCCATGTTTAACTTCATGGGCAACTGGAACGACCTGCTCTGGCCGTTGATTATGACCTCAAAACCGGAGACGCGCACTATTACCGCCGGTTTGGCTATGCTGACGGGTCATGGCTCTTCGGTCACACCTTACGGTGTGGTGATGGCGGGTGCCCTACTTTCGGCCTTGCCGCTGCTGATTATCTTCTTCTTCATTCAGAAGAGCTTCGTGCAGGGTATTGCCATGACGGGCATTAAGTAA
- a CDS encoding carbohydrate ABC transporter permease, translated as MSTSLHIPSAQGAGQEIKENKKTLSKRNVRIGLAFVAPALIVLTIFVFYPTVKTFITSLTTDRINRSGRFVGFENYTKLFTNADFWIDFRNTVIYAVVYAPLVVIVALAFALLLNRKDIKGVGFFRTCLFMPFIISLTVASIAWSFLLSPSLGLIPYWANQYFGIEHLDLLGTKSTALATIILITVWKNFGYFMVIFLAGLQGISAELYEAASLDGANAWQRFLHITLPGLRPTFNYVVIFGLIGSFQVFDQVFILTSGGPDRSTETIVYRIYTEAFGNGKLGYASALSYILLIMTLILGIVQLVSNSKHEKEEIG; from the coding sequence ATGTCCACATCACTTCACATTCCATCCGCGCAGGGTGCCGGGCAGGAGATTAAGGAAAACAAAAAGACCCTGTCCAAGCGCAACGTGCGCATTGGTCTAGCTTTTGTGGCGCCGGCCTTGATTGTGCTTACAATCTTCGTCTTTTACCCCACAGTTAAGACCTTCATTACTTCGCTTACCACCGACCGCATCAACCGTAGCGGGCGCTTCGTAGGCTTTGAAAACTACACCAAACTCTTTACAAACGCTGATTTTTGGATTGACTTCCGAAACACGGTTATTTACGCCGTGGTGTACGCGCCACTCGTGGTAATCGTTGCATTAGCGTTCGCGCTTCTGCTCAACCGCAAAGACATTAAGGGCGTTGGATTCTTCCGCACCTGCCTGTTTATGCCCTTCATTATCTCTTTGACCGTGGCTTCGATTGCTTGGAGCTTCCTGCTCTCGCCTTCGCTGGGCCTCATTCCATACTGGGCCAACCAGTATTTCGGCATTGAGCACCTAGACTTGTTGGGTACTAAATCAACAGCTTTGGCCACCATTATTTTGATTACGGTCTGGAAGAACTTCGGCTACTTTATGGTCATCTTCCTGGCAGGTTTGCAGGGCATCTCCGCTGAGCTGTATGAGGCCGCCTCGCTCGATGGTGCCAACGCTTGGCAGCGCTTCTTGCACATCACACTGCCCGGCCTTCGCCCCACCTTCAACTATGTGGTCATCTTCGGTTTGATTGGTTCCTTCCAGGTCTTCGATCAGGTCTTCATCTTGACTTCTGGCGGCCCGGACCGTTCGACTGAGACGATTGTGTACCGCATTTACACGGAGGCATTCGGCAACGGCAAGCTGGGCTACGCTTCGGCGCTGTCGTACATTCTGCTGATTATGACGCTCATCTTGGGCATCGTGCAGCTGGTAAGTAATAGTAAGCATGAGAAGGAGGAGATCGGATGA